A section of the Saccopteryx leptura isolate mSacLep1 chromosome 4, mSacLep1_pri_phased_curated, whole genome shotgun sequence genome encodes:
- the TGFB1I1 gene encoding transforming growth factor beta-1-induced transcript 1 protein isoform X2, translating into MEDLDALLSDLETTTSHMPRSGAPKERPPELLTSALPYGHQPQVGSGESSGASGDKDHLYSTVCKPQSPKPAAPAAPPFSSSSGVLGTGLCELDRLLQELNATQFNITDEIMSQFPSSKDTAGEQKEDPSEDKKRPSLPPSPSPVLPKPSATSATLELDRLMASLSDFRVQNHLPASGPTQPPVPSSVNEDSPPPSGPTSKGSLDTMLGLLQSDLSRRGIPTQAKGLCGSCNKPIAGQVVTALGRAWHPEHFVCSGCSTALGGSSFFEKDGAPFCPECYFERFSPRCGLCNQPIRHKMVTALGTHWHPEHFCCVSCGEPFGDEGFHEREGRPYCRRDFLQLFAPRCQGCQGPILDNYISALSALWHPDCFVCRAAFSSTRAARCARTISTRGADRCAPRVASR; encoded by the exons ATGGAGGACCTGG ATGCCCTGCTCTCTGACCTGGAGACCACCACCTCACACATGCCAAGGTCAGGGGCTCCAAAAGAGCGGCCCCCAGAGCTCCTCACATCAGCCCTGCCCTATGGCCACCAGCCACAG GTGGGGTCTGGGGAGTCTTCAGGAGCCTCTGGGGACAAGGACCATTTGTACAG TACGGTATGCAAGCCTCAGTCCCCAAAGCCTGCGGCCCCTGCGGCTCCTCCATTCTCCTCTTCCAGCGGTGTCTTGGGCACAGGGCTCTGTGAGCTAGACCGGTTGCTTCAGGAACTTAATGCTACTCAGTTCAACATCACAG atGAAATAATGTCTCAGTTCCCATCTAGCAAGGACACTGCCGGGGAGCAGAAGGAGGACCCATCTGAGGACAAGAAAAGGCCCAGCCT CCCTCCCAGCCCATCTCCTGTTCTCCCAAAACCTTCGGCCACCTCAGCCACCCTGGAGCTGGACAGACTGATGGCCTCGCTTTCTGACTTCCGAGTCCAGAACCAC CTTCCAGCTTCTGGGCCAACCCAGCCGCCAGTGCCAAGCTCCGTGAATGaggactccccacccccatcagggccGACTAGCAAGGGCAGCCTAGACACCATGCTGGGGCTGCTGCAGTCCGACCTCAGCCGCCGGGGCATTCCCACCCAGGCCAAGGGCCTCTGTGGCTCCTGCAATAAACCCATTGCTGGGCAA GTGGTGACCGCGCTGGGGCGCGCCTGGCACCCTGAGCACTTTGTTTGTAGTGGCTGTTCCACCGCCCTGGGAGGCAGCAGTTTCTTCGAGAAGGATGGAGCCCCCTTCTGCCCTGAGTGCTACTTTGAGCGCTTCTCCCCACGCTGTGGCCTCTGCAATCAACCCATTCGCCAC AAGATGGTTACTGCCCTGGGCACCCACTGGCACCCAGAGCACTTCTGCTGCGTCAGTTGCGGGGAGCCCTTCGGAGATGAGG GTTTTCACGAGCGCGAGGGCCGCCCCTACTGCCGCCGGGACTTCCTGCAGCTGTTCGCCCCGCGCTGCCAGGGCTGCCAGGGCCCGATCCTGGATAACTACATCTCGGCGCTCAGCGCTCTGTGGCACCCGGACTGCTTCGTCTGCAGG GCAGCTTTTTCGAGCACGAGGGCCGCCCGCTGTGCGAGAACCATTTCCACGCGCGGCGCGGATCGCTGTGCGCCACGTGTGGCCTCCCGGTGA
- the TGFB1I1 gene encoding transforming growth factor beta-1-induced transcript 1 protein isoform X1, whose protein sequence is MEDLDALLSDLETTTSHMPRSGAPKERPPELLTSALPYGHQPQVGSGESSGASGDKDHLYSTVCKPQSPKPAAPAAPPFSSSSGVLGTGLCELDRLLQELNATQFNITDEIMSQFPSSKDTAGEQKEDPSEDKKRPSLPPSPSPVLPKPSATSATLELDRLMASLSDFRVQNHLPASGPTQPPVPSSVNEDSPPPSGPTSKGSLDTMLGLLQSDLSRRGIPTQAKGLCGSCNKPIAGQVVTALGRAWHPEHFVCSGCSTALGGSSFFEKDGAPFCPECYFERFSPRCGLCNQPIRHKMVTALGTHWHPEHFCCVSCGEPFGDEGFHEREGRPYCRRDFLQLFAPRCQGCQGPILDNYISALSALWHPDCFVCRECFAPFSAGSFFEHEGRPLCENHFHARRGSLCATCGLPVTGRCVSALGRRFHPDHFTCTFCLRPLTKGSFQERAGKPYCQPCFLKLFG, encoded by the exons ATGGAGGACCTGG ATGCCCTGCTCTCTGACCTGGAGACCACCACCTCACACATGCCAAGGTCAGGGGCTCCAAAAGAGCGGCCCCCAGAGCTCCTCACATCAGCCCTGCCCTATGGCCACCAGCCACAG GTGGGGTCTGGGGAGTCTTCAGGAGCCTCTGGGGACAAGGACCATTTGTACAG TACGGTATGCAAGCCTCAGTCCCCAAAGCCTGCGGCCCCTGCGGCTCCTCCATTCTCCTCTTCCAGCGGTGTCTTGGGCACAGGGCTCTGTGAGCTAGACCGGTTGCTTCAGGAACTTAATGCTACTCAGTTCAACATCACAG atGAAATAATGTCTCAGTTCCCATCTAGCAAGGACACTGCCGGGGAGCAGAAGGAGGACCCATCTGAGGACAAGAAAAGGCCCAGCCT CCCTCCCAGCCCATCTCCTGTTCTCCCAAAACCTTCGGCCACCTCAGCCACCCTGGAGCTGGACAGACTGATGGCCTCGCTTTCTGACTTCCGAGTCCAGAACCAC CTTCCAGCTTCTGGGCCAACCCAGCCGCCAGTGCCAAGCTCCGTGAATGaggactccccacccccatcagggccGACTAGCAAGGGCAGCCTAGACACCATGCTGGGGCTGCTGCAGTCCGACCTCAGCCGCCGGGGCATTCCCACCCAGGCCAAGGGCCTCTGTGGCTCCTGCAATAAACCCATTGCTGGGCAA GTGGTGACCGCGCTGGGGCGCGCCTGGCACCCTGAGCACTTTGTTTGTAGTGGCTGTTCCACCGCCCTGGGAGGCAGCAGTTTCTTCGAGAAGGATGGAGCCCCCTTCTGCCCTGAGTGCTACTTTGAGCGCTTCTCCCCACGCTGTGGCCTCTGCAATCAACCCATTCGCCAC AAGATGGTTACTGCCCTGGGCACCCACTGGCACCCAGAGCACTTCTGCTGCGTCAGTTGCGGGGAGCCCTTCGGAGATGAGG GTTTTCACGAGCGCGAGGGCCGCCCCTACTGCCGCCGGGACTTCCTGCAGCTGTTCGCCCCGCGCTGCCAGGGCTGCCAGGGCCCGATCCTGGATAACTACATCTCGGCGCTCAGCGCTCTGTGGCACCCGGACTGCTTCGTCTGCAGG GAATGCTTCGCGCCCTTCTCAGCAGGCAGCTTTTTCGAGCACGAGGGCCGCCCGCTGTGCGAGAACCATTTCCACGCGCGGCGCGGATCGCTGTGCGCCACGTGTGGCCTCCCGGTGACCGGCCGCTGCGTGTCGGCCCTGGGCCGCCGCTTCCACCCGGACCACTTCACCTGCACCTTCTGCCTGCGCCCGCTCACCAAGGGCTCCTTCCAGGAGCGCGCCGGCAAGCCCTACTGCCAGCCCTGCTTCCTCAAGCTCTTCGGCTGA